The following are encoded in a window of Natranaeroarchaeum aerophilus genomic DNA:
- a CDS encoding Cdc6/Cdc18 family protein, protein MIRDARVLRAGFVPREVEHRDAEVNHLSSVLEPIANGEPADTAIVTGPSGTGKTCLSKFVTERLREEVLDVEGTYVNCWRNYTRFRALYQILDDLGKTIDIHRQSTPHDELIERLQQYDGPRAVIILDEVDQLEDPGVLYDLHSLPQFAVICIANEEEQLYSRVDDRLVSRLRSSEHVRMDKYHNDQLFDILTARAKWGLEPDIITDDQLYHIADAAAGDARLAIGMLRTAASTAARENHDRITGDLLQDAAGDARAQIRQKSLDSLTPHQQVVYEIVNKYGPVGPSEIHDRYTEEVEDPRTKRTVRTYLSKMAQYNLLEAEGTSRDREYSLVESPTASQ, encoded by the coding sequence ATGATCCGCGATGCTCGCGTCCTCCGTGCTGGTTTTGTCCCGCGAGAAGTCGAGCATCGCGATGCCGAAGTCAATCACCTCTCTAGCGTGCTCGAACCAATTGCCAACGGCGAACCCGCAGATACCGCCATCGTTACTGGACCCAGTGGAACCGGAAAGACCTGTCTCTCAAAGTTCGTCACCGAACGGCTCCGTGAGGAGGTGCTTGACGTCGAGGGCACCTACGTCAACTGCTGGCGCAACTACACCCGATTTCGGGCGCTGTACCAGATTCTCGATGATCTCGGCAAGACGATCGACATCCATCGCCAGTCGACGCCACACGACGAACTGATCGAACGTCTCCAACAGTACGACGGACCGCGGGCAGTCATCATCCTCGACGAGGTCGACCAGCTCGAAGATCCGGGAGTACTCTACGATCTACACAGCCTCCCGCAGTTCGCGGTCATCTGTATTGCTAACGAGGAAGAACAGTTGTACAGCCGTGTCGACGACCGGCTCGTGAGTCGCCTGCGATCCAGCGAGCACGTCCGTATGGACAAGTACCATAACGACCAGCTCTTCGACATCCTGACCGCCCGTGCGAAATGGGGTCTCGAACCCGATATCATCACCGACGACCAGCTCTATCACATCGCGGATGCGGCCGCTGGCGACGCCCGGCTGGCGATCGGCATGCTTCGTACCGCAGCCAGCACGGCTGCTCGCGAAAATCACGACCGGATCACCGGCGACCTACTCCAGGACGCCGCCGGTGATGCCCGCGCACAGATCAGACAGAAGAGCCTCGACTCGCTGACTCCACACCAGCAGGTCGTCTACGAGATCGTCAACAAGTACGGCCCGGTCGGACCGAGTGAGATCCACGACCGCTATACTGAGGAAGTCGAAGACCCCCGGACGAAACGGACTGTCCGAACATACCTCTCGAAGATGGCCCAGTACAACCTTCTCGAAGCGGAGGGGACGAGCCGGGACCGAGAGTACTCGCTGGTCGAGTCGCCGACGGCATCGCAGTAG